In Crateriforma spongiae, the following proteins share a genomic window:
- the trkA gene encoding Trk system potassium transporter TrkA → MRVLTLGGGTVGRWVADMLCRRRHSVTVIDNDPENVRRLNSELDVRAIEGSASQATLLFQADVLSADLCLAVTGDDEVNIVGASMAKALGARRSIARVYAPALRDLSTFDYQSHFRIDSLLSLEQLSALELARAIRNPDSIPLEHFARGQLEVYELDVATGADAAGQRLTDLKLPSGVRVGSIARDGRMWIASGADETRPGDRVSLVGMPDDVAKARDLFSGSTGKKRASKVMVAGGGETGYHVAASLCSHGYRVTLLELAAHRCDILAKLLPEVTVVNANANRRSILEDEGAGTVDYFVACTGNDENNIMAGVEARELGASRVLCLVGRPDYANVVGKLGIDRAVSERDVVARQILGFLNEGAIISQRKLPNGEIAVCELEVMEGSRVTQAPLADLPLAGRCLIAGFQRDGFVRVPRADDTLQTDDIVVALVDQDAASECLPLFDRG, encoded by the coding sequence ATGCGTGTATTGACTTTGGGTGGCGGAACCGTCGGACGTTGGGTGGCCGACATGCTGTGTCGACGTCGGCACAGCGTGACCGTGATCGACAACGATCCGGAAAACGTTCGTCGGTTGAACAGTGAACTGGACGTCCGTGCGATCGAGGGCAGCGCATCGCAGGCCACGCTGTTGTTCCAAGCTGATGTGCTGAGCGCCGACCTGTGCTTGGCCGTGACCGGCGACGACGAAGTCAACATCGTGGGCGCCAGCATGGCCAAAGCGCTCGGGGCCCGCCGCAGCATCGCGCGGGTCTATGCGCCGGCCCTTCGTGACTTGAGCACGTTTGATTACCAAAGCCATTTTCGAATCGACAGCCTGCTGAGTCTGGAGCAACTGTCCGCGTTGGAACTGGCGCGTGCCATTCGCAACCCCGATTCGATCCCGCTGGAACACTTTGCCCGCGGTCAATTGGAAGTCTATGAATTGGACGTAGCGACCGGCGCCGATGCGGCCGGCCAGCGTTTGACTGATCTGAAGTTGCCTAGCGGCGTGCGTGTCGGGTCGATCGCCCGCGATGGCCGAATGTGGATCGCCAGCGGTGCCGATGAAACTCGCCCCGGCGACCGTGTATCGTTGGTCGGGATGCCCGACGATGTGGCCAAAGCACGCGACTTGTTCAGCGGATCAACGGGGAAAAAACGGGCATCAAAGGTCATGGTCGCCGGTGGCGGCGAAACCGGATACCACGTCGCCGCGTCGTTGTGTTCGCACGGTTATCGGGTGACTTTGTTGGAATTGGCCGCACACCGCTGCGATATCCTGGCCAAGCTGTTGCCCGAGGTCACGGTGGTCAACGCCAATGCCAACCGACGCAGCATTTTGGAAGACGAAGGTGCCGGAACAGTCGATTACTTTGTCGCCTGCACCGGCAACGATGAAAACAACATCATGGCGGGCGTTGAAGCACGCGAACTGGGGGCATCGCGTGTGCTGTGTCTGGTCGGGCGTCCCGACTATGCAAACGTGGTCGGGAAATTGGGGATTGATCGCGCGGTCAGTGAACGTGACGTCGTCGCGCGACAAATCCTGGGCTTCTTGAACGAAGGCGCCATCATCAGCCAGCGAAAGTTGCCCAACGGCGAGATCGCGGTCTGCGAACTGGAAGTGATGGAAGGCAGTCGTGTGACCCAGGCCCCGCTGGCCGATTTGCCATTGGCGGGACGTTGTTTGATCGCCGGATTCCAGCGGGACGGTTTTGTCCGCGTTCCCCGTGCCGATGACACGTTACAGACCGACGACATCGTCGTAGCCTTGGTCGATCAAGACGCCGCCAGCGAGTGTTTGCCACTGTTCGACCGTGGCTGA
- a CDS encoding alpha/beta hydrolase, with translation MIRTIAVVVCLFGFAPTLPADQASGGDGSSVTEGSLIYKTVDGRDLRIDFTRPADWTAEDQRSAVVFIHGGGWTGGKPGQFSQHSLELADRGVVCFRVEYRLLDKKSKLPPITCTEDVSDAFRYIRGHALELGIDPNRIAAGGGSAGGHLASFLGMMDDVAVDGVSRKPNALLLFNPVYDNRPGQWGDARVGDRVKEFSPSENITKDDPPAIVFLGTEDKLIPVATAKRFRDKMTDAGLRSELYLYEGEGHGFFNAGKGDNSAYRSTTDRSIGFLKSLGWFDN, from the coding sequence ATGATCCGCACCATCGCCGTCGTTGTTTGTCTGTTCGGTTTCGCTCCCACACTGCCGGCCGACCAGGCATCTGGCGGCGACGGATCGTCGGTGACCGAAGGATCGTTGATTTACAAGACGGTCGACGGACGCGATTTGCGGATCGACTTTACCCGACCGGCCGATTGGACCGCCGAAGACCAGCGTTCGGCGGTCGTCTTCATTCACGGCGGCGGTTGGACCGGTGGCAAACCGGGTCAGTTCAGCCAGCACAGCTTGGAACTGGCTGATCGCGGTGTGGTCTGTTTTCGCGTGGAATATCGGCTGTTGGATAAGAAGTCGAAGCTGCCACCGATCACGTGCACCGAGGACGTTTCCGATGCCTTTCGATACATCCGCGGTCACGCATTGGAATTGGGCATCGATCCGAATCGTATCGCGGCCGGCGGCGGCAGTGCCGGTGGCCACCTGGCGTCATTCCTTGGCATGATGGATGACGTCGCCGTTGACGGCGTGTCACGTAAGCCCAACGCATTGCTGTTGTTCAATCCGGTTTACGACAACCGCCCGGGTCAGTGGGGCGACGCCCGCGTCGGCGATCGCGTGAAGGAATTTTCGCCGTCGGAAAACATCACCAAGGACGACCCACCGGCGATCGTGTTTTTGGGTACCGAAGACAAGCTGATTCCCGTTGCCACGGCGAAACGTTTTCGCGACAAGATGACCGATGCGGGGCTGCGTTCGGAACTGTACTTGTACGAAGGCGAAGGCCACGGATTCTTCAACGCCGGCAAGGGCGACAATTCGGCGTACCGATCGACGACCGATCGCTCGATAGGCTTTCTGAAGTCGCTGGGTTGGTTTGACAACTAA
- a CDS encoding NRDE family protein, with protein sequence MCLLAVQYRLVPESPILVAANREEYIDRPSQLPSIQSGKPRVLCGIDQKAGGTWLGVNQNGLFVGLTNRATASPLFGQRSRGLLALDLLRCTSASKALAKAEMELDKTRYEGCNIIVADAQAGYAIYAEEQVSVAPLQEGLNIIGARDLNDPEDQRVQMARRLLTLQTLDSPVKFLAVASRVFARAPVGPGRPSMVVRNGDYQTVSSSLIALGVKPRDAIYQFSSGAPDQSKYEDYSPMLRDILSRGLREARTKARV encoded by the coding sequence ATGTGCTTACTGGCCGTTCAGTACCGTCTGGTCCCCGAAAGCCCCATTTTGGTTGCCGCCAACCGTGAGGAATACATCGATCGCCCCAGCCAATTACCTTCCATTCAATCTGGGAAACCTCGTGTCTTATGCGGCATCGACCAAAAAGCCGGCGGCACTTGGTTGGGCGTTAACCAGAATGGCTTGTTCGTCGGACTGACCAATCGTGCGACCGCATCGCCGTTGTTCGGTCAACGATCCCGCGGTTTGCTTGCATTGGATTTGCTGCGATGCACTTCGGCTAGCAAGGCCTTGGCCAAAGCGGAAATGGAACTGGACAAGACGCGGTACGAAGGCTGCAACATCATTGTGGCCGACGCCCAAGCGGGCTACGCGATCTATGCCGAAGAACAAGTTTCGGTCGCTCCCTTGCAGGAAGGCCTGAACATCATCGGTGCCCGCGACTTGAATGACCCGGAAGACCAACGCGTGCAAATGGCACGTCGACTGTTGACGCTTCAGACGCTGGATTCGCCGGTGAAGTTCCTGGCCGTTGCCAGCCGCGTTTTCGCTCGTGCCCCGGTCGGCCCGGGTCGCCCCAGCATGGTCGTCCGCAACGGCGATTACCAAACGGTCAGCAGTTCGCTGATCGCTTTGGGCGTCAAGCCTCGCGATGCGATCTATCAATTCAGCAGCGGTGCGCCGGATCAGTCGAAGTACGAGGACTATTCACCGATGCTGCGTGATATCCTTAGCCGTGGTCTTCGTGAAGCACGCACCAAAGCAAGGGTATAA